A single Lentimicrobiaceae bacterium DNA region contains:
- a CDS encoding replication endonuclease has translation MLIDHDTKLRYRLYETGQITCTRAGAGNHKAKGGRVIGKKQKKFNVEKKIVRSTIIRQFNLRTNTIKFITLTFPDDVTNRYANECFSKYIENLKKNYSLASYVAVKELTKAGRPHFHCFMDMPYINYSVLNRAWCHTFYDNLGFSPNALQTRKGKSIIKTIRRACNYAAKYVSKAPDIKNNPEYTNVTDKQLADYVHNRLFFCDNFVKSSGYIIPAGLIDYLLAINGLVCVANEDYYIVFFLVKFTPSLYMMDKYVANYRFLCLILREKDLHIFYYSDFLLFFF, from the coding sequence ATGTTAATTGATCATGACACGAAATTAAGGTATAGACTGTACGAAACAGGACAAATTACGTGTACTAGGGCGGGAGCTGGCAACCACAAAGCTAAAGGCGGTCGGGTTATCGGAAAAAAACAAAAAAAATTTAATGTTGAAAAAAAAATAGTACGATCAACTATAATCAGGCAATTCAACCTCCGCACAAATACAATCAAATTCATAACTTTAACTTTTCCAGATGATGTCACGAACAGATATGCAAATGAGTGTTTTTCAAAATACATTGAAAATCTTAAAAAAAATTATAGTCTCGCTTCTTATGTTGCCGTTAAGGAACTTACTAAGGCTGGTCGTCCTCATTTCCATTGTTTTATGGATATGCCTTATATTAATTATTCTGTCCTTAACCGGGCTTGGTGTCATACTTTTTATGACAACCTCGGTTTCTCGCCAAACGCTCTCCAGACTCGGAAAGGTAAATCAATAATCAAAACCATTCGCCGGGCGTGTAACTATGCCGCAAAGTACGTTTCAAAAGCCCCGGATATAAAAAACAATCCGGAATATACCAATGTCACTGATAAGCAGCTTGCGGATTATGTACATAATAGACTGTTTTTTTGCGATAATTTTGTAAAAAGTAGTGGGTATATTATACCAGCTGGTTTAATTGATTATCTACTTGCGATTAATGGACTGGTATGTGTGGCGAATGAAGATTATTATATTGTATTTTTTTTGGTAAAATTCACACCATCGTTATATATGATGGATAAATATGTTGCAAATTACCGTTTTTTATGCCTTATTTTAAGAGAAAAAGATCTTCATATCTTTTATTATTCTGACTTTTTATTATTTTTTTTCTGA